Within the Serratia sp. UGAL515B_01 genome, the region TATCTGATCCCCTTATCATGCGGTTGGCTGGTCGATGGTATGGGCGGAGTCGGTGGAACGGGTACCGAAACACTCAATATTGCTAATGCCAACAAGGTAAGCAAAATTAAAATCACCAACGGGAATAGTGTTAATTATGGTGGGAACGTTATAGGCCGATTGGAGTTTGTGTATCAAGACGGCACCAGCAAGACATGTGGTAGTTACCAAGGAGAACTCACCTCAACAACAGTAGAGGAGTTTGTATTAGAAGCCGGTTATACATTACAAGGTTATGAGGTGTATGGTTCTAGAATCATCCATCAGGTTAAATTTATAACGGCTTATACTGCGGGTTAATGTCTATTTAAAACAGGGTACCATTCCCTAAGATGCTCAAACAGATTACATCATCATCTGATTGCAGCATGGGAGTGGTCACTCTATCAACATAGCGTTATACACAAAACACTTAGAGCTGCATGATAAAAACGCCATCCGTTTTTGTCATGCAGCTCTAAGTACGATAAGTATATTGGCAACAAAAAATCATCTATTGAATAGCCCCACTACAGATTAAAAATGGCCCTTGATTGGCTGAAATAAGGAAACGCCCTTGACTTATTTCATCTATCCTGAAGTAACTTTTTTTATCGGGCATGGTATAGGGGAAATATTTTTCAATTAAAAGATCAGGCACGCTATCCTGCCCAGTTTTTGTCATTTCATTTATTTTCGCCTCAAAATGGTTAGTACCATTTTGATCAAAATAATTAAAAGCTACGTTCCTGGCAAGGACATACTCAGTTTCATTTTTCATCACTACTCCTCTCATCGCTGCATATCCCACACCATTCCCCCCTCTAAAGAAGAGACGATAACTGATAGTGTAAGTAAGCAGATTATTACCATTTTCCACTTTAAACTTTGCGGTACTCAAACATAACTTACTCTCCTGGTTCATCGGTTTTTTGATGAAAAAAAACAGTAAGGAGATAATCAAGATAACGGTAAGCAATGCCAGGAAAAAAAATTTCACTTTCATACTATTGCCCACTAATTTTAGTTGTGACACATTCATCGTGAGAATCACTATCCTTGACGCAGCGACTAAGTAAACTGTAAATATTTACCGGTAGTCCGGTAGTATTATTCTTATAAAAAAAGAATTCAGCACCATCAATGCAATTTAAATCAAACTGTTTAATATGTTTTTTAACCCTATCCATATCTATGTCACTTTTTACTTTCATACGAGCATTGTAATCAGGTAAAAAAAAGATTTGGCAATGGTCAATACTCCCAGCAGCTAATACCTTTTTATCGCTATTAATCTGCTCAAATAAAAGAAAATAGAGTACGGCTGCCACTGATGTTATTGTCAATAAAGCCAGTGTGATTTTTATCATCCGTTTACTGATGGTCTTGCCTGCGGGGCGTTCGTCATTATGCTCTTTTACCGACTCAGATAGCGGCGCGTCGTTGCTGGATTCGGGTTCAACGTCCACTTCAATTAGACCTGCATCAGGGCGACTCAGGGCGACAACATTAACATCAGCAGATAACATATACCCTCGTTTGGGCAGGGTGACAACACACTCTTTTTTCAAATGGTCAGAAAAAATCTTTCGCAGCGTGCTAATGTACTGAGTCAATGTGTTAGAAGACGCGATTCTTCCATGGTTATCCCAAACTTTTTCTAGAAACTCTTCTCGAGTAACTAATTGCCCTTTTTTTTCAATAAGAAGAATCAGCATCCTGTTGAGCACAGGTGTTAACGTGATGACATTATCATCGTTTTCACCCACGGGAAGCAGCACACCGTCATCAGAACGATATAGCAATACATCGTCAAAAAGGTAGTCCACAGTGTCATTTCTCCCAAGTCTGGCTCTATGTTATTAGTATTAGCAACGATTACCGGTGTTGGCGAATGTCTACTTCCGCTCGTTGCTGGTATATATCCCCAAAATAATTCGAGTTGCCTGTAGGCAGCAAGACCATGAGTCGCCAGGAGCATAGCCCACTATGTGACTGGGGCGAGAAGCGAGGCGTAGCCGACACCCAAGCAACTTGAAGTATGAAGGGTATAAAAGCAACATTGTCGTTTCCTGCTAGGCTTTAGGCTGTAGTAAACCTCTATCTGCGCCTTTGCGTTTTTCGCGTCACCGCGTTTCGTTAACCCATGGGAGAATACTATGCCAGACCAATCAAGCATGGTTGCTGACAATACCATTCATGCCTGGGCGTCGCCAGGCAAAGGGAAACTTCTTGAACCCTTCAGCTTCGATGCTGGTGCGTTGGGTAGTGATGATATTGAAGTTGCTATCGATTATTGTGGTGTCTGCCACTCCGACTTATCGATGCTGAATAACGAATGGGGGATGACCCGCTACCCTTTCGTACCCGGCCATGAAGTCGTCGGCAAAGTGACCCAACTCGGCAGTCATGCGCTAAATAAAGGCTTGAAAGTGGGTCAGGTGGTGGGTATAGGCTGGAACCGAGGCAGTTGTATGCACTGTCACCCATGTATGTCTGGCGATCAACACCTGTGCCATAAAGTGCAACCCACCATCGTTGGTCGCCATGGGGGATTCGCCGACCGTATCCGCAGCCATTGGGCTTGGGCGATCCCATTACCGGAGGGCGTTGATGTGACCAGTGCCGGGCCGCTGTTCTGTGGTGGGATCACCGTTTTCAACCCCTTACTGCAATACGATGTGCGTCCAACGCAGCGTGTTGGCGTCGTCGGTATCGGTGGTCTGGGCCATATGGCAATCCGTTTTATGCATGCCTGGGGATGCGAAGTCACGGCCTTTACGTCATCAGCCAGCAAACGTGATGAAGCACTTTCTCTGGGGGCACACCGCGTAGTCGCCAGCAATGATAAATCGGCGTTAAAAGCCATCGCTAACCAGCTCGACTTTATTCTGGTCACTGCCAGTGCTTCACTGGATTGGGATGCCTTTATCAGTACGCTCGCGCCCAAAGGCCGCCTGCATTTTGTCGGTGCTATACCAGACCCGGTACCGGTTCAGGTATTCTCGTTCATCAGCAAACAGGCTGAGCTTTCAGCCTCGCCAACCGGTGCCCCTTCACGGTTGGCAGAGATGTTAGCATTCTGTGCACGCCATAGCATTGTGCCACAAGTAGAGCATTTCCCGCTCAGTAAAGTGAACGATGCCATGGCACATCTGGCCGCAGGCAAAGCCCGTTACCGGATCGTACTGGATATGCACGCCTAAAGGAGAGAAACATGCAGCCCATCATCAAACTCCACGATGGCAACCTGATGCCGCAGTTAGGTCTTGGCGTTTGGCAAGCCAGTATCGAAGAAACGGCCTTTGCTGTTAGCCAAGCACTGGAGATCGGCTATCGCTCTATCGATACTGCCGCAATTTACCAGAATGAGGAAGGGGTAGGCGCAGCTCTGCAATCCGCTTCTATCCCACGTAACGAGCTGTTTATCACTACCAAACTGTGGAACGACGATCAGCACGATCCACAAGCGGCACTGGAAAACAGCCTGAAAAAGCTGCGTCTCGATTACGTCGATCTCTATCTGATCCATTGGCCGAAACCTGCTCAGGATCAATACGTCGATGCCTGGCGCAGTTTGATCAAAATGCGCCAGCAAGGCCTGGTAAAAAGCATTGGCGTCTGTAATTTCAATATTCCACATCTGCAACGCTTACTTGAAGAAACCAGTGTCGCCCCGGTGATCAACCAGATCGAACTGCATCCATTGCTGCAACAGCGCCAACTACACGCCTGGAACGCAACCCATCACATTATCACCGAGTCCTGGAGCCCCCTTGCCCAAGGTGGAGAAGGGGTATTCGATCAGGCATTGATCAAGAAGCTGGCAGAAAAGTACAACAAGAGTCCGGCACAGATTGTGTTGCGCTGGCATCTGGACAGCGGTCTGATCGCCATCCCCAAATCGGTAACAGCGGCACGTATCCGTGAGAATTTTGACGTTTTTGATTTTAAGCTGGATAAGGATGAGCTGAGCGAGATCGCAAAACTGGATATCGGCAAGCGTCTGGGGCCAAACCCCGATTTACTGTAGCCTTGCATGGGGCCGCACGGTTGGCCCCATGCTTTAAAGATTTGACGCCATCCACATGTAATCCCAAGATGCAGGTTGGTGATTGCACTGTTTACACGGAGCCGTATGACCTTCTCTCTTTCTTACTTACCACGCTGGGTTATATTGATCATGCCAGTGCTGTTGGCCAGCTGTTCCAGCAAGCGTCAACCGAACTATCATGATACGCAGACTTATAATGACGAAATCGCAGACGCAGCCAAAGAATATGGCGTCGATGAAAAGTTGATCACCGCCATTATTCAGGTAGAGTCGGGCTTTAACCCGCAAGCAGTCAGTCGTTCCAACGCCATTGGTTTAATGCAACTCAAGGCAAATGGCGCGGGTTGCGATGCCTATCGTTATAAAGGTAAAAGGGGCTGCCCGGATGATAATGACCTGCTCGATCCCGCGACCAATATCGACCTTGGAGCCGCTTATATCGGTTCACTGCAATACCAGCAATTGAAGTGGATTGAAAACCCAGTCACACGCCGCTATGCCACAGAGGCGGCTTATGCCAATGGCGCAGGTGCACTGTTGCGCACCTTTTCCAATGACCGTCAGAAAGCAATCCGCATGATTAACAGCCTGTCGCCTGAGGCGTTTCACTGGCATATCCGCCAGCATCACCCTTCTCCTCAAGCACCTCGCTACATGCTGAAAGTTGAAAAAGCCTATAGCCATTTATAGCAAGGCACTACCATTCAGGTAGCGCCTTTTGCTCAGGCTTTGGTACTGCGAACCGGCTTACGCGGCGGTTTGTTAGTTGGCGTGCGCTGGCGGGTGATATCGGTATGTTTGGTCAACGCAGGACGGGTACTGCGTTGCAGGCGTTTGGCTTCACGCTGTTCGTCAAGGCTCGGGGCTGGAACCAAACACTCGCGGCGGCCGCCAATCAGGTGTTTCATACCCATTTCTTCCAGCGCGCTACGGATCAATGGCCAATTGAGCGGATCGTGATAACGCAACAGCGCTTTGTGCAAGCGGCGTTGACGTTCGCCACGTGGAATAAACACCTCTTCACTTTTATATCCCACTTTACCCAACGGGTTCTTGCCGCTGTAATACATGGTCGTGGAGTTTGCCATTGGTGATGGGTAGAAATTCTGCACCTGATCAAGACGGAAACGGTTTTTCTTAAGCCACAGTGCCAAATTGACCATATCCTCATCACGGGTACCAGGATGTGAAGAGATGAAATAAGGGATCAGGTACTGCTCTTTACCCGCCTGTTTGGAATACTGGTCGAACAGTTGCTTAAAACGATCGTAACTGCCCATACCAGGTTTCATCATCTTGGACAGTGGGCCGTCTTCGGTATGCTCCGGCGCAATTTTCAAGTAACCGCCGACGTGGTGCGTCGCCAGTTCCTTGATATAGCGCGGATCTTCTACCGCCAGATCGTAACGCACACCGGAAGCGATCAGGATTTTCTTGATCCCTTCCAGCTCTCGGGCACGGCGATAAAGCTTGATGGTCGGCTCGTGGTTGGTATCCATATAGGTACAGATTTCTGGATACACGCAGGACGCACGGCGGCAAGTTTGCTCTGCACGCGGATTGGTGCAGCGCAACATATACATATTAGCCGTTGGGCCACCCAAATCGGAAATAACTCCGGTAAAGCCTGGAACCTTGTCGCGGATCTCTTCAATCTCACGCACGATGGAGTCTTCCGAACGGCTCTGGATAATGCGCCCTTCGTGCTCGGTAATCGAGCAGAATGAACAGCCCCCGTAGCATCCACGCATGATATTCACCGAGAAGCGGATCATGTCATAGGCCGGAATGCGCTCTTCACCATAGGATGGGTGCGGCACACGCTGATAAGGCAAGCCAAACACGCTGTCCATTTCCGGCGTAGTGAGTGGGATGGCTGGTGGATTGATCCAGACATAGCGATCGCCATGTTTTTGCATCAGTGCACGTGCACAGCCAGGGTTGGTTTCATGGTGCAGAATACGGGAAGCGTGAGCATACAAGACTTTATCGGCTTTCACCTTCTCAAAGGAAGGCAGCAGTACATAAGTCTTTTCCCACGGTTTTGGTTTGGCTGCACGCACGGTAACGGGTTTGGCTTCAGGCTCTGGCTTACCACCATCGGCGCAAGGTAAATCTTCACCGTAAGGGTTAGGGATAGGTTCAATACGGCCTGGTTTATCCAGACGAGTA harbors:
- a CDS encoding transcriptional regulator, with product MDYLFDDVLLYRSDDGVLLPVGENDDNVITLTPVLNRMLILLIEKKGQLVTREEFLEKVWDNHGRIASSNTLTQYISTLRKIFSDHLKKECVVTLPKRGYMLSADVNVVALSRPDAGLIEVDVEPESSNDAPLSESVKEHNDERPAGKTISKRMIKITLALLTITSVAAVLYFLLFEQINSDKKVLAAGSIDHCQIFFLPDYNARMKVKSDIDMDRVKKHIKQFDLNCIDGAEFFFYKNNTTGLPVNIYSLLSRCVKDSDSHDECVTTKISGQ
- the ahr gene encoding NADPH-dependent aldehyde reductase Ahr, which codes for MPDQSSMVADNTIHAWASPGKGKLLEPFSFDAGALGSDDIEVAIDYCGVCHSDLSMLNNEWGMTRYPFVPGHEVVGKVTQLGSHALNKGLKVGQVVGIGWNRGSCMHCHPCMSGDQHLCHKVQPTIVGRHGGFADRIRSHWAWAIPLPEGVDVTSAGPLFCGGITVFNPLLQYDVRPTQRVGVVGIGGLGHMAIRFMHAWGCEVTAFTSSASKRDEALSLGAHRVVASNDKSALKAIANQLDFILVTASASLDWDAFISTLAPKGRLHFVGAIPDPVPVQVFSFISKQAELSASPTGAPSRLAEMLAFCARHSIVPQVEHFPLSKVNDAMAHLAAGKARYRIVLDMHA
- the dkgA gene encoding 2,5-didehydrogluconate reductase DkgA, which codes for MQPIIKLHDGNLMPQLGLGVWQASIEETAFAVSQALEIGYRSIDTAAIYQNEEGVGAALQSASIPRNELFITTKLWNDDQHDPQAALENSLKKLRLDYVDLYLIHWPKPAQDQYVDAWRSLIKMRQQGLVKSIGVCNFNIPHLQRLLEETSVAPVINQIELHPLLQQRQLHAWNATHHIITESWSPLAQGGEGVFDQALIKKLAEKYNKSPAQIVLRWHLDSGLIAIPKSVTAARIRENFDVFDFKLDKDELSEIAKLDIGKRLGPNPDLL
- a CDS encoding transglycosylase SLT domain-containing protein, coding for MTFSLSYLPRWVILIMPVLLASCSSKRQPNYHDTQTYNDEIADAAKEYGVDEKLITAIIQVESGFNPQAVSRSNAIGLMQLKANGAGCDAYRYKGKRGCPDDNDLLDPATNIDLGAAYIGSLQYQQLKWIENPVTRRYATEAAYANGAGALLRTFSNDRQKAIRMINSLSPEAFHWHIRQHHPSPQAPRYMLKVEKAYSHL
- a CDS encoding YgiQ family radical SAM protein encodes the protein MSSISLIQPERELFSYKPYWAECFGPAPFLPMSREEMDQLGWDSCDVIIISGDAYVDHPSFGMAIVGRMLEAQGFRVGIIAQPDWSNKQDFMRLGKPNLFFGVTAGNMDSMINRYTADRKLRHDDAYTAGNVGGKRPDRATLVYSQRCKEAYKDVPIVLGGIEASLRRIAHYDYWSDTVRRSVLVDSKADILIYGNGERPLVELAHRLAAGENIADIHDIRNTAVMRKQPLPGWSGVDSTRLDKPGRIEPIPNPYGEDLPCADGGKPEPEAKPVTVRAAKPKPWEKTYVLLPSFEKVKADKVLYAHASRILHHETNPGCARALMQKHGDRYVWINPPAIPLTTPEMDSVFGLPYQRVPHPSYGEERIPAYDMIRFSVNIMRGCYGGCSFCSITEHEGRIIQSRSEDSIVREIEEIRDKVPGFTGVISDLGGPTANMYMLRCTNPRAEQTCRRASCVYPEICTYMDTNHEPTIKLYRRARELEGIKKILIASGVRYDLAVEDPRYIKELATHHVGGYLKIAPEHTEDGPLSKMMKPGMGSYDRFKQLFDQYSKQAGKEQYLIPYFISSHPGTRDEDMVNLALWLKKNRFRLDQVQNFYPSPMANSTTMYYSGKNPLGKVGYKSEEVFIPRGERQRRLHKALLRYHDPLNWPLIRSALEEMGMKHLIGGRRECLVPAPSLDEQREAKRLQRSTRPALTKHTDITRQRTPTNKPPRKPVRSTKA